Proteins found in one Microbacterium sp. LWS13-1.2 genomic segment:
- a CDS encoding GNAT family N-acetyltransferase, producing the protein MVKLRSSPVDAPDAHALLAEYFQIRTEGFAVQGVSYRTTFPDPAAFMPPAGVFVVLDDDEGVAQGCGGIRLIAEGPLGTRYELKHLYLRPSTRGRGWGRLIVEDLERRAREFGAAELVLDTHHSLEAAGALYARTGFEAIEPYNDNPNASRWYGKAL; encoded by the coding sequence GTGGTGAAACTGCGCTCCTCCCCCGTCGACGCACCCGATGCACACGCACTCCTGGCCGAGTACTTCCAGATCCGCACCGAAGGGTTCGCGGTCCAGGGCGTCTCGTATCGCACCACCTTCCCCGATCCGGCGGCGTTCATGCCGCCCGCAGGCGTCTTCGTCGTGCTCGACGACGACGAGGGCGTCGCCCAGGGCTGCGGCGGCATCCGTCTCATCGCGGAGGGGCCGCTCGGCACCCGCTACGAGCTCAAGCACCTTTACCTCCGCCCGTCCACGCGCGGCCGCGGCTGGGGGCGCCTCATCGTCGAGGACCTGGAGCGGCGAGCCCGCGAGTTCGGGGCGGCCGAGCTCGTGCTCGACACCCACCACTCGCTCGAGGCGGCCGGCGCCCTCTACGCGCGCACCGGCTTCGAGGCCATCGAGCCCTACAACGACAACCCCAACGCCTCCCGCTGGTACGGCAAGGCGCTCTGA